Proteins encoded together in one Chrysemys picta bellii isolate R12L10 chromosome 22, ASM1138683v2, whole genome shotgun sequence window:
- the NXNL1 gene encoding nucleoredoxin-like protein 1 has product MVSLFTGKILITNNKDCDEVDTERELSQRLDNKVMLLYFGSGECTRCQEFSPVLKDFFVRLTDEFYVERASQLVLVYVSQDETEEKQEKFLKTMPKRWLFLPFQDEFKRELELRFAVSNTPVVVVLKPSGEVIAGNAVEEIRCLGTACFRNWQEAAELVDRSFLLAEDFDDLAKRSITDPIRRLKYKLDKKTRKKKESEEVLCPDMD; this is encoded by the exons ATGGTTTCCCTTTTTACTGGGAAGATCCTGATTACAAACAACAAGGACTGTGATGAAGTGGACACTGAGCGTGAACTTAGCCAGAGACTGGATAACAAAGTGATGCTGCTGTATTTTGGATCTGGTGAATGCACTCGATGCCAGGAGTTTTCACCTGTCCTCAAAGATTTCTTTGTGAGACTCACTGATGAATTTTATGTGGAAAGGGCTTCCCAGCTGGTCCTGGTGTACGTGTCTCAGGATGAGACAGAGGAGAAGCAAGAAAAGTTCCTGAAGACCATGCCAAAAAGGTGGCTGTTCTTACCCTTCCAGGATGAGTTCAAAAG GGAGCTGGAGTTGAGGTTTGCTGTGTCCAACACACCTGTAGTGGTGGTGCTGAAGCCAAGCGGGGAGGTGATTGCTGGGAATGCTGTGGAGGAGATCAGGTGCTTGGGCACTGCCTGTTTCAGGAACTGGCAGGAGGCCGCTGAGCTGGTTGACAGGAGCTTTCTCTTGGCAGAGGACTTTGATGACTTGGCCAAGAGGAGCATCACCGATCCGATCCGCCGCCTCAAGTACAAGCTGGACAAGAAGACAAGGAAAAAGAAGGAGAGCGAGGAAGTGCTCTGTCCTGATATGGACTGA